AACAGAGGCGTCCAAACGTTTTGCCAGGTGGACCAAAAACCTCATGTTAAAAGGgccacaaacattttatttatttatttttttcccttaaataaatgaaacaaacaaaacatttagaaaaatgagCAAAGCTTCATAAAGAAATTGGATCTCTAAATCACATGGATCTGTAAATGTGAAGTTTCCTACATTTTGCAGGctgattgttttctgtctttctttaaaaagaagtcAGTCAAGTTTGGTGAATTGGTGCACCAAGTAAAAGTTGCTAAATGTTTGTGGACTTGCTTCCTATTCAACAAAATCGAAAGCAAAAAGTCTGCAAAGtacaagacaaaaatactaCAGGTCCCTAAAATTCATAAGATTTTAATTCATCGGCACCAGAGCTCGTTTGTATCATTCTTGTTGTCTggggccacacaaaatcattccATGGTCCACGAAAGGCCCTTGgcccacactttggacaccactgctaCAACCATTTGAGGTGCTAAAGTGAAAAACTCTAAACTATGCAGACGGAAGCTAACTTGTCCTGCACTATAAACCCATTAGCTTGCTTCATTCATGTACACAAGCAGCAAACTATCATGCAGTTGTTTTGAAACAGAAGTATTATGATGGTACTTACGTATTTCACAATAAGAAGCCTCAAAAACAGGTGGAGTATATTTACCGGATGAAGCCGTCGTTAAGACCAACACGCAGTATCGGCAGGTCACAGCGAGTGAGAGCTAACTAGCGAGgatatattagcagctagcaAGAAGTAgctaaaaagtaaatataagagattaaataattaaatattttgccCTGCCACACAAAATTCAAGACCCGCAGGATGCCGCGCGGCCCGTGTCCTCTTAAAACCCATTTTCACTGTCAAATCGATCCCAATGGTGCCAAAAAAGACCTGTAATTAACGTATTTAATGTCAACTTTTAATTATGAATATAGGACATTTTATGACTctaatttcaaattttaaaaaagtaaggCTTTTTAAGAATGTGCAGACACCCTGCTAACACTGGAAGCGCTAAACGTTTTGAAGTTGTCCGACTTAAAACTTCGCAAGAacctaaagattagggtgattgCAAAGAGGCTGTTTCAGCCTCAAAAAAGGTAGAGGACGTGCTCAAAACATCTgtagaaagatggaaaaaaaaatatttgtctatcacaaaaaaatcccattctgaagtttgtggttgtaacattagaaaacaaggaaaaagtCCAAGTGTATACTTTCTCAAACCCTGACAAAGGTCCTTCCTTCAGAAGAGGTTCGTTATAATTCGCTCTTTTGCTTTTTCAGGCCGACTCCTTCCAGAGAACGTCGACGCGGGTCGCCCGGAAGTACTGGTGGAAGAACGTTAAAATGATGATCATAATCGGCGTGATTGTGCTGATCATCCTGATTCTCATAATCCTTGCTGCCACCCGAGTcatttaacctttgacctcaccTCACCCCCCAAAGCGGAGGCAGTCGCCACCAGACAACTAATTTGCACACATAAAACGTGTTGTTTCATATCTCAGAGATGTgtatgtaaatttaaatttaaacagcGAATGGCAATCCATTAAGGTCTCTATGACAATGTGAAgttgtgggagaaaaaaaagaaagattgaatataataataattaagttTGCTGGCATGAAACCGTGACACTCCAGATGAACGCAAAACCAATTTGATCCATGTTCTTCAACAAACACAGACGAGAgcttttgtttggttgttgttggggtttttttttattattattttgatcattttaatgtcCGATACATcacatgtatataatgtacgTTTATGGATGTCAAACTCTGTAAGAATATTTGTATTATATGACTGATGAACACCATAAAGTAGGTAAAACTGTGATCTCGTCTCTCTGCTGCCGTCTCTACAAGCGTCGGTCGGGACGACGTGAAGCAGCGAGAACTTCACACAAACCAAGGAAAAACGAGGACGTGAGGAGACCCCGAAACGATCTAAACGgatgcaaaaagaaacaaacaaaacaaaaaaaaaaaggacactgAAAGACTTGGGTAAATACAGGAGAAATGTACGGTGGGTTCAAAGCAGTCTTCGTTTTGCTTTCATAAACTAGCCATGTCTCCAGCTGGATCGTCTCTGTGGCCGACGCTTTCGCCGCCGAAGCCTGCgggaaacaaacaggaacaagTCAGCCGTGGATGAGCGACAAGTCTTCAGCTACTAAAGAAAGACAGGATTCCCCTGTTTTTAAACAGCCTACGTGataaaagcaattatttttaacagttttacagctttaaaatgtgtgtgaattAAAGTTGGGATCCTGACGAAGAAGTCAAAATactaaatggggaaaaaaattaaaaataaatacgttCAGATTGGTCAAAAGATACACATTATGGTGAGCATTACATGCAAATTTCTGGAATTGTGGTGACATTTTGattgagtttgtgtgtgtgtgtgtgtgtgtgtgtgttttaatcaaTGGatataagaagaaaatgtgttacagggaaaattaacaaaaagagGAGTCTTTTTCCATCGctgtcagtaaaacaaaaacaagaacaatacATTTACACAAATTAAAAGCACTTTATCCCCCAACACAGTAGAGTCCAAACCAGGCTTAAGCTCATGGACTACTTTagctaaataaagaaacaagcattttttttttttaaatacatatgttAACATTAGGAACTGGAAAATCCAGAGAATGACGAATGTATCCTTTAGGAAAGCAAATCGTTATTTATTCAAACGTTATCAATCGTTACTTGTGGGGGAGTAAGGGCCTGTGAAAAAACCACAATTACATGTGtagatttttaaattcttacaTTACAAAAGAcagttgcagaaaaaaaaatagagatatatatttataaaataaataaaggaaacaaatggaaagaaagatGACAAAGCAGGACGtgtcccctttttttttctcttaagatTAGAAATGCGGATACAGGATGTTGTAAGACCATACCAAACGGCAGCATTCGAGAGCGTATGCTTCTCATACCCGGTCCGCATTGAGCGGGCCCTGAGAGTATCTGGGAGTCAGCTCATGGCCTGCAAGGAAGCTCCGCTGGCAGGTACAAACAAGGTATGTCAGAGTTAGGACACAACacactctttcttttttttttcttttttttttcctttttctgttttccttttgcaCATCCTTAACTTTGGCATCCATTTACTGTAGTAGCAGTAGTTTACCTGTTAACTTTACGGTTTAAAacgaagaaaaacaacaacaacaacaaagagaagattgcaacaaaaaaacaaaacaaaaaaacaaaaaggcagcaGAAGATTCGGCTGCTCTTCAATAATTGTCACAAGAGCCTTTTTACGTTACCACTACTGTAAAgcacttaagaaaaaaaacaagaaagaacaacaaaattacacaaatattgtaaaaacaccaaagttttcttttttagaaaaagctAATTGAAGTTTTTCAACGGTGCTCAGTATGCGGTTGGTGGTACGTACCTACTTGGAGGTGGAGGGTTTGTCCCTTTAATACGGTTTGTAACTGTTGGTGTGACCACCACGCCGTGGTGACTTCCCATATCCACCAGACTGATCTGCAACAGCCACAACCTGCCGTCACACCGTGTTACCTTGGCAACGGCAATGCACGTATCTATATATCCACAAATACTCACTGTTGTAGTCAGTATATCCATAATAATTGTTGTATCCAGAGTAATCACAGCCTCCATAGCCACCATATCCTTGATTGCCATAACCATAATTTCCATAATTCCCATAATTCCCATATCCCTGATTCCAGTAGTTACCATAACCCGGGTTCCAGCTTTGGTTGGGACCTGCAGACACATAACACAGATTACAATGTATTAATAGAAGATCATctatatgctttttttttgtttgtttattgccTGCCAAACTTCAAATATGAACATTATTTTagcaacaactaaaacaaataataaaaaaaaatgcatttttgctGTGGCTCTGCTGAAATTCTATGATTCAAccacataatttttaaatttaagtgtaaaacacaaagattatATTACAAAGCACGACATTCAGAGTAGTATACATGGGAATAATAGGACGTTCTTATAAGTGCGGTAACTGATTAAATTTAGTAATTATTCCTTTCTCACAACAGCAGATTCTGCCGGACAACACATTTTCCCAGAAATTATCGTGATAatcaataatattgttgctttcagaacattttcaagtaaaatgCCTTTAATGGCAAAAATTATGCAAGTTCGCCCTCTCAAAGACTGATAAGCTTTAATTTTGGTAAGAACATTTAGCAATGGAACAtcttaaatatcaaaaataagacaaaacacctaaagacaataaataaattaaaaagcaaataaaaaccacacagaacccaaaccataaaataaaatggactaTGAAACCTGTGTAAGCAAAATTTCCTTTCAAACATTATTAATTATGAGATTAGTtctcataaatttgttttgggTCATGTGCTGCTTTTCTGCTCCATTCCCTGAACTGACCACCAGGTGGAGCTGGAGGTCTGCCGTGAGAAACTCACCCCCACCTCTCCCTCGAGACCTGGACAAGTACCCTCCTCTGCCTCCCCagtactgctgctgctggtacTGCTCCTTGGACACGGCCACCTTCACCTCACACTGAGGGAGCCAATCACACTTGTTTATTGTACCTTTTAAAGACGCTGCTACACGGGTATTTatgaagctaaaagaaaaaaaaaaaaaaaaaaaagacagatggaACCTTGCTGAGCCCGATATTGTGGTACTTTTTCTCCATGATCATTTTCACTGGTTCCTCCTCCTGGAAGGTGATGAAGCAGAAGCCCCGccgcttgtttgttttggtttccatGGGAAGCTCGATGGACTCcacctggtttttttttttacagcacgGTCATGGCAGCCAGTGggtttaagaaaaataacacagGAACATTTGTAATTTAGGAGACCACAAACCTCTCCGAAGGCACCGAAATACTCTCTGACTTTCTCTTCGGGCGTGTCTGGGGACAGCCCACCTACAAAGATCTTCTTCACAGGCTCCTTGCTCTTCATGGCCTTTGCTTTTTTGGGATCAATCACTTTCCCGTTGAGTTTGTGTTCCTTTTGTGAGGCAACCTACATGGAAAGAAAGCAAATagaacagcagaaacaaaatagaGCCTTTCAAGGCATGTTTAACATAAGAACCCCTTTAAGAAAACACCAAATACATTCCACTAGTATTATAGCAGACCGGTGGATgtattctcaaaaaaaaaaaaatgaatacaaagaaaataaatgcaactctGCAGAGATTCAGTAATGGGCACTGCTAGCTAAAAAGTTAGCTgagcaaacattaaaacacttaTAAATATTAGTTCCACTAACACTATAGCGCTACCAACACAACACTTAgccaaagctaatgctaaagtccTACACTAACATGGTATTAAGCGGAAGATAATGATGAAATGCTAACCAACATGATATTTAGCAGAAGATAATGATAAAGTGTAACACCAACATGATGTTTAGCATAGGCTAATGTCAAAATGCTAACTTCAACTGAAATTATATCTGCCCTTGAAGTACTACAAACAACACAACAATCAATAagcaaaacttcaacacagatgtcgaactttattcaactaaaGTTTTATAAAGCAACAAAGTAAATTAGCACTTTAGAGCTTATCAGGAAAAATTTCATCGGTggaagctaagtgcgctaaatgttctcaaagttagcaaaagcgctaagtggaaaatgAGCTCCAGTAATGCATCCTCCACTGCAAAGATGGTATAAAAACGTCTTGAGACGTTTCcattgtgaaatatttccaataacACCAACAGTAAGGCCAAACTAGGCTTCAAagaaataaagtgtaaaaaaataaataaattgaatattttgCTTTACAAATTTAAGAAGCACAACAGAATTTCTAGAAAAGCGCAGCCTCTGGCAGCACAAGAATACCTTTTCAACGCTTTCTGGATTTTTAAAGAGCACGAAGCCGAAGCCCCGTGAGCGCCCGGTCATAGGGTCCAGTTTTAACGTGCAGTCCACCACCTCCCCGAACTTTGTGAAGTAATCCTTCAGGTCCTTCTTGGTTGTGTCCCAGCTGAGCCCTCCAACAAACATCTTCCTGTTAACAAAACAGTCCACTTCCTTTAGTGCTGCACTATTTACTGTACCACAATTGTCActacattaataataatgtaattgCAAAAGGCAAAGTGGATAGTAATGCAATAAATATGGTTGTAGCAATGTGACTTTGTAATGTCAGAGAAAATCCTAGTTTGAATATTGTAAATTTATGAATTTGAttatagaaaataatcatttgctTCTGGCAAATTTATGACTTTGACTGATTTTCCTATCAAACATATCCTTAAGGAGCAAAACAAGTCCATCCATGCACCGTGCAGACTAACTGTTGTATGTAAAGCTGTATAAAACACtagtttttggattttattacaAACGCAGACGCTTTTTTATTCCTCCAGACATGTTTAGGTGCCAGCAGAAAAAGTTGGTCATTAGGAATCCAAGTAGGTGACAAACTATGACATACTGCTCAActatattaacattttataaacagTAAATATGAGTCGAGTCACCGTAAACATACCCTTCATCTTCCTCATTTTTACTAGCATCAATCTTCGATCCGTCGGCCTCTCCTCCCATCAGGCCACAGTCCCCAGAGGCGGACATGGGATCGTCACAGTTGCCCTCCCCATCCTCCTCCATTCTCATCATGCTCGGGTCTTCGCTGAATTCATAATCTTCCGACATGTCTCGAATTTATCAGCACCTGCTTCCGACGAAAGTGGCTCCAGAAAGGAACACAAAACAATACAGTGCGAGAAGGAGCTAAGCTAACGGTAAAGCTGACAGCTAGAGGCTAGATAGGCAATTTATCATCAAGTGTGCTCAAAGAAAAACGCTGGTCCCTATCAGGCGTTCAAAGTCGGCTTGAAAAAATCTATTACaagctaaagtaaaataaacggATTGCGTTCCAGAAGGAAAGagatatagtttttttttttaaataaatttaagggTTAATTTCTGAGCGTCGTTTTGTTTTCATCGCAGTAACTCCTTCTGCGCTTTCTAAACACGTCAGTAAACAAAGTGAAATGTTGAACAGCGCCATCTATCGTTTCGGAGTGTTTAACGGAAACATTCCGTTGTACTGTGTAATTATTGAAAACCATtagcaaacaataaaaaaataaaaaaaaaacaataatatcagAATGAAATCAACTGTCTTTCTATAAACAAATACAGGACATAAATgtgagaataaataaagaagagtTACAAATTCTGAGTCTTACGTTGATTAGCATACCTATTTGAAAAATCTaacaataataagaaaaatgacGTCAAATGTGATTGTTTCTTCATTGCAAAATGATATACAATGTATAAACATAGGGTGCATTTCTAGTCGCACGATAAACGAGACGTCAGTGTGTGTCCCAGTTTGGCGAAGAGAAGCCCAATGAAATTTACTTTTAGTGTATTTCagtagataatttttttatacagtattGCATGTTTATGTTAGTACTAAAACATCGTTAAttgacaaaacacaacaaaacacttgagCTAGGTTTAAccttaaataatacaaaatccACATAAATATATTAGGGGTTACTacaaagttatttaattttatttctgtgttaaatATTGCTGAAAGGGTGGTAgtagtgttttattattttaccaaaaaatagCATATCTAAATGTCGTTTTTCGTCAGCTGTAAGCGGGAAATAATTAAAAcgaataaataattgaaaacataaccctgtgtatttaatttatattatgtttagatagatagatagatagatagatagatagatagatagatagatagatagatagatagatagatagatagatagatagatagatagatagatagatagatagatagatagatagatagatagatagatagatagatagatagatagatagatagatagatagatagatagatagatagatagattttacaaaataccACTCACAATATGGCGTCTATGTCAAAGGGGATAATATCGCCACCTGCTGGACTGGAGGTTGAAGCGACAGAGCAGAACATGTGAGCTGGTGACAGCTTTGTGCGGTAGCTAACTGTGGTGTAATGGCGTCTTCAGTCAGTTAGAGGTAAACCCCTGGTTTACCTTGTTTTGTTGCTAAACTCTACCGTGTCCCGCCTGTCCGGCCCAGAGAAGCGGGAAGAGAGGGGCGCTGCTGGGCTGTAACATAGTACTGCTCCTGCTAGCTTAGCTAACGTCAGCCAGCTAACCCACTGCCAGCGGTAAACACTCGGGTCAAAAATGGCCTCGGTTTCGATTCCTGCCTGCACCACTGCACTTTTACTGGACATCGAGGGAACCACTACGCCAATCACATTTGTTAAGGcgagttttatttgtttaaaccaaCAGTCTTGTTCAAGGAAAATTTAGTTGTGCTAACAGCTTTCTGGTACCGGCTAGCTCAtagtaaaacattgtttttcggttagaaaaacaaacaaacagtaatGTCTTTATATTTCGTGTTTAGCTTTCCTGCTTTCATTGTTTGCTCAGAAATCATACAGATCCTTTATGCTAGCTTCACGTTCTACGATTAGTGGCGTAAATAGCGCTTTCCTCTCGTGAAGATTGACGTCATCAACCAAGCCCCTTTTAgagattgttttcctttttttattttacccagTCACGTCTGTTGCCATGAGAATTGCCAATTGTCTTTGTATTTTACTTAAGAAGCATCAAGACCAAGGTGGCTTGAATGCACCATAATATTAGATCCAATATaggtcttatttttttattttttttaaagaaatacaagcAATTGACTCTCTGTATTGgtgattttatcattttttcaGGACATACTGTTTCCTTATATCAGAGATCATCTTGAGGATCACCTGTCCGCTCACTGGGAGGAAGATGAGTGCAAACAAGATGTCCATCTGCTCAAAAAGCAGGTGCGTTGTGTATTACAC
The sequence above is a segment of the Gambusia affinis linkage group LG17, SWU_Gaff_1.0, whole genome shotgun sequence genome. Coding sequences within it:
- the LOC122819740 gene encoding heterogeneous nuclear ribonucleoprotein D0-like — translated: MSEDYEFSEDPSMMRMEEDGEGNCDDPMSASGDCGLMGGEADGSKIDASKNEEDEGKMFVGGLSWDTTKKDLKDYFTKFGEVVDCTLKLDPMTGRSRGFGFVLFKNPESVEKVASQKEHKLNGKVIDPKKAKAMKSKEPVKKIFVGGLSPDTPEEKVREYFGAFGEVESIELPMETKTNKRRGFCFITFQEEEPVKMIMEKKYHNIGLSKCEVKVAVSKEQYQQQQYWGGRGGYLSRSRGRGGGPNQSWNPGYGNYWNQGYGNYGNYGNYGYGNQGYGGYGGCDYSGYNNYYGYTDYNNQSGGYGKSPRRGGHTNSYKPY